One window from the genome of Mastacembelus armatus chromosome 18, fMasArm1.2, whole genome shotgun sequence encodes:
- the LOC113140305 gene encoding uncharacterized protein LOC113140305 isoform X2, which produces MKMFLVFLSLLSGVSVLLLSGLTVSAVSLSLSPNVQQFFSGDSKVSLSCVEDGQTGGGWTVKRTRGNQTEDCGAAGLGSTRFNSSFCGLDLLSSSGGTFFCEHTSGQRSDDVTIIVSGGPLIIEVPAHPLLTGSDVTLRCKHRDGSEPKAHFFRDDVFIGSGPKGEFTLHHVSQSDEGLYSCSTDSLLKCKQSRLRVKDPPTTTSDPPTSTMSPSTPSAPFSSSLSTSTDSSSGFPTSFPHYLLLVLPAVLVFLVLVLVIILRLWRKRTGPADVRFSSELLEPPP; this is translated from the exons ATGAAGATGTTCTTGGTGTTTCTGAGCCTCCTGTCCG gtgtgtctgtgctgctgctgtctggacTGACTGTTTCTGCAG TCTCTCTGAGTCTCAGTCCAAACGTTCAGCAGTTCTTCAGTGGAGACTCTAAAGTGTCTCTGAGTTGTGTTGAAGATGGACAGACAGGTGGTGGATGGACAGTGAAGAGGACCAGAGGAAACCAGACTGAGGACTGTGGAGCAGCTGGTTTAGGGTCCACAAGGTTCAACAGTTCCTTCTGTGGTCTGGATCTCTTGAGCTCCTCTGGTGGAACTTTCTTCTGTGAACACACATCTGGACAGAGGAGCGATGACGTCACCATCATTGTCTCAG GTGGTCCTCTGATCATCGAGGTTCCTGCTCATCCTCTgctgacaggaagtgatgtcactCTGCGCTGTAAACACAGAGATGGTTCTGAACCAAAAGCTCATTTCTTCAGGGACGATGTCTTCATTGGATCTGGACCTAAAGGAGAGTTTACTCTTCATCATGTCAGTCAGTCTGATGAAGGCCTCTACTCCTGTTCTACTGATTCACTGTTAAAGTGTAAACAGAGCCGCctcagggtcaaag ATCCTCCTACTACGACCTCTGACCCTCCAACCTCCACCATGTCTCCTTCTACACCGTctgctcctttttcttcttctctctccacttCTACAGACTCCTCCTCTGGTTTCCCCACCTCCTTTCCTCACTATCTCCTCCTGGTTCTCCCTGCAGTTCTGGTTTTTCTGGTTCTGGTCCTGGTTATAATTTTGAGGCTGTGGAGGAAACGGACAG GTCCTGCTGATGTCAGGTTCTCATCAGAGCTCCTAGAACCGCCGCCATGA
- the LOC113140305 gene encoding uncharacterized protein LOC113140305 isoform X1 translates to MKMFLVFLSLLSGVSVLLLSGLTVSAVSLSLSPNVQQFFSGDSKVSLSCVEDGQTGGGWTVKRTRGNQTEDCGAAGLGSTRFNSSFCGLDLLSSSGGTFFCEHTSGQRSDDVTIIVSGGPLIIEVPAHPLLTGSDVTLRCKHRDGSEPKAHFFRDDVFIGSGPKGEFTLHHVSQSDEGLYSCSTDSLLKCKQSRLRVKDPPTTTSDPPTSTMSPSTPSAPFSSSLSTSTDSSSGFPTSFPHYLLLVLPAVLVFLVLVLVIILRLWRKRTGMKTVSFTFTLHSDAIT, encoded by the exons ATGAAGATGTTCTTGGTGTTTCTGAGCCTCCTGTCCG gtgtgtctgtgctgctgctgtctggacTGACTGTTTCTGCAG TCTCTCTGAGTCTCAGTCCAAACGTTCAGCAGTTCTTCAGTGGAGACTCTAAAGTGTCTCTGAGTTGTGTTGAAGATGGACAGACAGGTGGTGGATGGACAGTGAAGAGGACCAGAGGAAACCAGACTGAGGACTGTGGAGCAGCTGGTTTAGGGTCCACAAGGTTCAACAGTTCCTTCTGTGGTCTGGATCTCTTGAGCTCCTCTGGTGGAACTTTCTTCTGTGAACACACATCTGGACAGAGGAGCGATGACGTCACCATCATTGTCTCAG GTGGTCCTCTGATCATCGAGGTTCCTGCTCATCCTCTgctgacaggaagtgatgtcactCTGCGCTGTAAACACAGAGATGGTTCTGAACCAAAAGCTCATTTCTTCAGGGACGATGTCTTCATTGGATCTGGACCTAAAGGAGAGTTTACTCTTCATCATGTCAGTCAGTCTGATGAAGGCCTCTACTCCTGTTCTACTGATTCACTGTTAAAGTGTAAACAGAGCCGCctcagggtcaaag ATCCTCCTACTACGACCTCTGACCCTCCAACCTCCACCATGTCTCCTTCTACACCGTctgctcctttttcttcttctctctccacttCTACAGACTCCTCCTCTGGTTTCCCCACCTCCTTTCCTCACTATCTCCTCCTGGTTCTCCCTGCAGTTCTGGTTTTTCTGGTTCTGGTCCTGGTTATAATTTTGAGGCTGTGGAGGAAACGGACAGGTATGAAGACTGTCAGCTTCACCTTCACATTACATTCAGATGCTATAACATGA